The following proteins are encoded in a genomic region of Triticum dicoccoides isolate Atlit2015 ecotype Zavitan chromosome 1B, WEW_v2.0, whole genome shotgun sequence:
- the LOC119349566 gene encoding B3 domain-containing protein Os03g0619600-like — protein MSNPCECSRSRAKFIMQMRGNAKDSMVIPECLVGHFGGKISGTIQLEAPDGQMYVVGVANKMNRSVLQSGWEAFVHANQIQDNCYLMFRKLGISCFKVTIFDSHGEERISCRAGAKISTHVEKASTYAADISSSSFDGASDSEAEDSLSEGESMESDDLQGLSKDYVLAGRCHLTEEQEDEIKEFVAKIRPETPVLVVMMKKTNVNHYPNLVISKDYAHAYFPHKTQFVTLKLPGKSKAWPCKFRIRPDGTGRNLSLREFVHDNRVKKGDLCLFQPMTEVDSARFTFMVHLLCKVGRTDICSNEGEDSPSEYGSIQSDHQETSSEVRYILSRRCRLDEEDEAGIDALIAEIQPEIPLLVVQMMKSNVNGPQAGLIIPKRYAAAHFPTESQNIVLTLPGVKKKWHPLFHIRRGNIGYVLYGRWLEFVRDNRLREGDICLLQPINRGEGRRFMLTVHLLPKARRAGKSKGGDVLLGSNIGGTSTKAAPTACVKDEPVDGTSDGCDRPGYVVLRCSARLTQEQEKVVAEKVKAVRSQAPIYVAAMDKSNLSSGLDLGTTGHAAADGHLLPDGKQTLTLRQAGWSKAWRVEMRHRRMVPAGGWREFAADSRLQAGDLCLLESVVGKRLAMAVHIVRREQCR, from the exons ATGAGCAATCCTTGTGAGTGCAGCAGGAGCAGGGCCAAGTTCATCATGCAGATGCGTGGTAACGCTAAAGACAGCATG GTCATACCGGAGTGTCTTGTTGGCCATTTCGGAGGAAAGATCTCTGGGACCATCCAACTAGAAGCCCCTGACGGACAGATGTATGTTGTTGGAGTTGCCAATAAGATGAACAGATCGGTCCTGCAATCTGGATGGGAGGCGTTTGTTcatgcaaatcagatacaagacaactgTTACTTGATGTTTCGTAAACTTGGAATCTCCTGCTTCAAGGTCACCATCTTTGATTCCCATGGCGAGGAGAGGATCTCGTGTCGTGCCGGGGCGAAAATTTCTACTCATGTTGAAAAAGCGAGCACTTATGCTGCCGATATTTCGAGCAGTTCCTTTGATGGTGCTTCAGATTCAGAAG CAGAAGATAGTCTGTCCGAAGGCGAGTCTATGGAGTCAGATGATCTTCAGGGGCTCTCAAAGGATTATGTCTTAGCAGGGCGGTGCCATCTTACAGAAGAACAGGAGGATGAAATCAAGGAGTTTGTCGCGAAAATTCGACCTGAAACCCCTGTGCTTGtggtgatgatgaagaagacgaatgTGAACCACTATCCTAATCTG GTAATATCTAAGGATTACGCACATGCATActttccacacaaaactcaatttGTCACACTCAAACTGCCTGGGAAGAGCAAGGCTTGGCCATGCAAATTCCGCATCAGACCCGATGGAACGGGACGCAACCTTTCTTTGCGTGAATTTGTCCATGACAATCGTGTTAAGAAGGGCGATCTCTGCCTCTTTCAACCAATGACAGAGGTTGACTCAGCAAGGTTCACCTTTATGGTCCATCTGCTTTGCAAAGTTGGAAGAACTGATATATGTTCAAACGAAG GAGAAGACAGTCCATCTGAATATGGATCTATCCAGTCTGATCATCAGGAAACTTCCTCCGAGGTTCGCTATATATTGTCAAGAAGGTGCCGacttgatgaagaagacgaggcaGGAATTGATGCTCTTATTGCTGAAATTCAGCCTGAAATTCCTTTGCTAGTGGTTCAAATGATGAAGAGCAATGTCAATGGACCACAAGCCGGTCTG ATCATCCCGAAGCGTTATGCAGCTGCGCATTTTCCCACTGAAAGCCAAAACATCGTACTTACCCTCCCAGGAGTGAAGAAGAAGTGGCATCCCCTTTTTCACATCAGACGGGGCAACATTGGGTACGTCCTCTACGGGCGGTGGCTAGAGTTCGTCCGCGACAACCGTCTACGCGAGGGGGACATCTGCCTGCTCCAGCCGATTAACAGGGGTGAGGGGAGAAGGTTCATGCTGACGGTCCATCTGCTTCCCAAAGCAAGACGCGCCGGCAAATCCAAGGGTGGAGACGTCCTTCTTGGCTCAAACATTGGCGGAACGAGCACGAAAGCCGCCCCGACGGCATGTGTCAAGGACGAACCAGTCGACG GAACATCGGATGGTTGTGACAGACCAGGATATGTGGTGCTACGCTGCAGCGCCCGTTTAACCCAGGAGCAGGAGAAGGTGGTTGCAGAGAAGGTGAAGGCCGTCCGATCTCAAGCGCCTATTTATGTCGCAGCCATGGACAAGAGCAACCTGAGCTCTGGCCTG GACTTGGGCACCACGGGACATGCTGCTGCCGACGGACACCTCCTCCCAGACGGGAAGCAGACGCTGACACTCCGTCAGGCCGGGTGGAGCAAGGCATGGCGCGTGGAGATGCGGCACAGGCGGATGGTCCCGGCGGGAGGGTGGCGCGAGTTCGCCGCCGACAGCCGCCTGCAGGCCGGCGACCTCTGCCTGCTGGAGTCGGTGGTGGGCAAGCGGCTTGCCATGGCGGTCCACATCGTGCGCCGCGAGCAGTGCCGCTAG